A region of the Bryobacteraceae bacterium genome:
CCGGCGCGAGAAACAGGTTACGCTCGAAGCCGTGCTGGCGGGTGTAGAGCTCGTGATAGCGGCCGCCGGCGGCGAGCAGTTCTTCGTGCGCGCCCTGCTCGATCACCTGCCCGTCTTCAACGACGAGGATCTGATCGGCGCGGCGGATCGTGGAGAGCCGGTGCGCGATGACGAACGTGGTGCGGCCCTGCATCAGGTGCGCGAGTCCCTCCTGGATGAGCGCTTCGGTCTCGCTGTCCAGGCTCGAAGTGGCCTCGTCGAGCAGCAGGATGCGCGGGTCGGCCAGGATGGCCCGTGCAATCGAGACGCGCTGCTTCTGCCCGCCGCTCAGTTTGACGCCGCGCTCGCCCACCAGTGTGTCATAGCCGTCGGGCAACCGCTCGGCAAACTCGTCGACGCGCGCCAGCCGGCAGGCACGGAGGACTTCTTCCGCGCTCGCCTCCGGGCGCGAAAAGGCGACATTCTCGCGGATGGTTCCGTCAAACAGAAATGTCTCCTGGAGCACCACGCCCAGTTGGCGCCGGTAACTGGCCAGCGTGACCGTGGAAAGGTCTGCGCCGTCCACCAGCACGCGCCCGTCGGTCGGTTTGTAGAACGAAGCGATGAGGCCGAGGATGGTCGATTTGCCGGAGCCGGAGCTGCCCACCAGCGCTGTCACCGTGCCCGGCTCGGCCGAAAAGCTCACGCCGCGCAGAACCTCCTTGCCGGGCTCATAGCGGAACCAGACGTCTTCAAATCGTACCTGGCCGCGCAACGGGCCGAGCTCCGTCCGGCGCGAGGCGTCCTGCTCCTCGGTGGGCATGTCCAGCAGCTCGCGCGTGCGTTCCAGGCCGGCAATGGCTTCCGTCAACTGCGTGCCGATGCCGACAACCTGGAACACCGGCGCGACCATAAACGCCAGAAACGCGGTAAACGTGACAAAGCCGCCCAGGGTCAGGGTCCCGGCCAGGATCTGCCGCCCGCCCACGTACATCACCAGCGCACCGACGATGCCGAGCAGGATGGTGGCCGACAGGCTGAGCAGCGAGACGCCCGTGAGAGAACGGAAGACGTTGTCGAGGATGCGCCGCACGCCGGCGGCAAAGACGGCGTCTTCGCGGTCCTCAGCGTGGTAGGCCTTCACATCGCGAATTCCGTTCAGAGTTTCCGTCAGCCGGCCGGTGACTTCCGCCGTAATGCGGCCACGCTCGCGGAAGATGGGCCGCAGCGTCCTGAATCCCCAGCGCAGGATGATGCCAAAGGCGACAACAATGCCCAGCGCCATCAGCGTCAGCAGCGGGCTGATGCGCATCAGGATGAAGAACGAGAAGATGGCCGTAAGCAGTCCGCCCAGAAACTCGACAAGACCAGTCCCCACGAGATTCCGCACGCCCTCGACATCGTTCATGATGCGCGAGACGAGCTGGCCCGTTTTCTGCGCGTCAAAAAACGCCACCGGGAGCCGGCACACGTGCGACTGCACGCGCATGCGCAGCTCGGCGATCAGCCGCTGCGCGGATTTCGACAGTAGCTGCGTGAGGGCAAAGCCGCTCACGGCCTGTATGGCGGTGGCCGCGAGCACAGCAGCCACGATCGGCCCGAGCAGCTCCGCGCGGCGCCGCACGAGCACGTCATCGATGAGATATTTCGTCGAGGCGGGCAGCACGAGTCCGCAGAGACGGCTGATCACGATCAGGACGAGGCCGGTCAGCAGCACTCCGCGCCGCGGCACGAGCAGCGCGCGGACGTCGGGCCAGACACGCTTCCACTCGATGGGCGCGGCGGACGCTTCGCCGCGGGTTCGGCGCGGCGTGCGTTCAGCATGGGGCAGTCCTCGCGGTACCATGGGACAATGAAGTTCCTTCTATTGTCGATGCTCGGCGCACTTGCGTGGGGGCAGCCGCAGGCCGCCCAGGCGCCGCAGGCATCCTCCGCTTCCGATCCGGTCGTCTTCGAAGCCGGCGGAAAGAAGATGACCCGGTCCGAGTTTGATTCCCTGATGCGGAATCTGCCGGACAACATCCGTCAGCAGTTGGGCCCGGACACACCAGAAAACCGGCGCAGGATCGCCGAACAGCTCGGCGAAATCATGTCTTACGCGGCTGAGGCGCGCCGCCTTCAGGTGCCCGAAAAGCCGGCCGTGCGGGTGCAGCTCTTCCTCCAGCAGGAGAGCACGCTCGCCTCGCTGCTGTACCAGCATTTCACGGAAACGGCGCGCCCGACCGACCAGCAACTGGAGGCGTACTACAAGGCGCACCAGGGGGAATTCGAGACCGCGAAGGCGCGCCACATCCTGGTGCGCTTCCAGGGATCGCGCGTGCCACTCAAGGAAGGCCAGAAAGATCTCTCCGAGCAGGAAGCGCTCGCCCGCGCGCAGGCGTTGCGGCAGAGGATCCTGAAGGGCGAAGACTTCGCCGACGTGGCCCGCGCCGAAAGCGACGATGTTGGCTCCGGCAAGAACGGCGGCGATCTGGGCTCGT
Encoded here:
- the yfiC gene encoding putative ABC transporter ATP-binding protein YfiC, which codes for MVPRGLPHAERTPRRTRGEASAAPIEWKRVWPDVRALLVPRRGVLLTGLVLIVISRLCGLVLPASTKYLIDDVLVRRRAELLGPIVAAVLAATAIQAVSGFALTQLLSKSAQRLIAELRMRVQSHVCRLPVAFFDAQKTGQLVSRIMNDVEGVRNLVGTGLVEFLGGLLTAIFSFFILMRISPLLTLMALGIVVAFGIILRWGFRTLRPIFRERGRITAEVTGRLTETLNGIRDVKAYHAEDREDAVFAAGVRRILDNVFRSLTGVSLLSLSATILLGIVGALVMYVGGRQILAGTLTLGGFVTFTAFLAFMVAPVFQVVGIGTQLTEAIAGLERTRELLDMPTEEQDASRRTELGPLRGQVRFEDVWFRYEPGKEVLRGVSFSAEPGTVTALVGSSGSGKSTILGLIASFYKPTDGRVLVDGADLSTVTLASYRRQLGVVLQETFLFDGTIRENVAFSRPEASAEEVLRACRLARVDEFAERLPDGYDTLVGERGVKLSGGQKQRVSIARAILADPRILLLDEATSSLDSETEALIQEGLAHLMQGRTTFVIAHRLSTIRRADQILVVEDGQVIEQGAHEELLAAGGRYHELYTRQHGFERNLFLAPGESVEPAEQA
- a CDS encoding peptidylprolyl isomerase is translated as MLGALAWGQPQAAQAPQASSASDPVVFEAGGKKMTRSEFDSLMRNLPDNIRQQLGPDTPENRRRIAEQLGEIMSYAAEARRLQVPEKPAVRVQLFLQQESTLASLLYQHFTETARPTDQQLEAYYKAHQGEFETAKARHILVRFQGSRVPLKEGQKDLSEQEALARAQALRQRILKGEDFADVARAESDDVGSGKNGGDLGSFGRGRMIPEFESAVFTIPVGEVSEPVKTQFGYHLIQVQERSVQPLSQVRTEIERRLTTENAQKSMESVKQKSRVFLDESYFGKPAPAAEAPKSAPPKP